Proteins encoded within one genomic window of Candidatus Syntrophocurvum alkaliphilum:
- a CDS encoding ACT domain-containing protein — protein MAKQISVFLENKAGRLSHVTRVLGDAKINIRALSIADTSDFGILRIIVSDPDRAYKILKEAGFTVSETEVIAVQIPDSPGGLATVLEQMSEANLNIEYLYAFLGTSENNALVIFKVEDIEQAMQTFKEKQIKFLDENQLYTL, from the coding sequence ATGGCTAAACAAATATCAGTATTTCTTGAGAATAAGGCAGGTAGATTATCACATGTAACTAGAGTATTAGGTGATGCAAAAATTAATATTAGAGCATTATCTATTGCGGATACCTCAGACTTTGGAATCTTACGTATAATAGTAAGTGATCCTGATAGAGCATATAAAATACTAAAAGAAGCTGGTTTCACAGTTAGTGAAACAGAGGTTATTGCTGTACAAATACCTGACTCACCAGGAGGGCTTGCTACAGTACTAGAACAAATGTCTGAAGCAAATTTAAATATTGAATATCTGTATGCTTTTTTAGGAACATCTGAAAATAATGCATTAGTTATTTTTAAAGTGGAAGATATAGAGCAAGCCATGCAAACATTTAAAGAAAAACAGATTAAGTTTTTAGATGAGAACCAATTATATACTTTGTAG
- the glnA gene encoding type I glutamate--ammonia ligase yields MSIEDSIKKKIKGENVQFIRLQFTDIFGILKNVTIMADDLDKALNGEIMFDGSSIDGFARVEESDMLIVPDPDTFDIFPWGPQEDRVARFICDIYDSNGNPFSGCPRRRLKEVLAEAKEMGFTVNIGPEGEFFLFYTDDKLNPIFDIHDEAGYFDLSPIDRGERARREMILALRDLGFEIEASHHEASPGQHEIDFKYDEALRTADNFCTFKYVVKNIAQKHELYATFMPKPFRDTQGSAMHCHQSLFKGEENIFYDPNDPLELSETAKYYIGGILKHAPAITALANPTVNSYKRLVPGFEAPVNIGWSTANRSTLIRIPAGRGLGTRMELRSPDATSNPYLLFTVMIKAGIQGIKDKSNPAEPIDKNAYDMSIKDQIKAGVKFLPRTMLEAIEALEKDELILEALGSHVSSKFIEAKKTEWKEFSDEVHTWEITKYLKKY; encoded by the coding sequence TTGTCTATTGAAGACTCAATTAAGAAAAAAATTAAAGGAGAAAATGTTCAGTTCATCAGGCTACAGTTTACTGATATTTTTGGAATTTTAAAAAATGTTACTATAATGGCCGATGATCTCGACAAGGCTTTAAACGGGGAAATTATGTTTGATGGTTCAAGTATTGATGGTTTTGCAAGAGTTGAAGAATCAGATATGTTGATTGTTCCAGACCCAGATACTTTTGATATTTTCCCATGGGGCCCACAAGAAGATAGAGTGGCAAGGTTTATTTGTGATATATATGATTCAAATGGAAATCCATTTTCAGGTTGTCCAAGACGTCGATTAAAAGAAGTTCTTGCTGAAGCAAAAGAGATGGGCTTTACAGTTAACATCGGACCTGAAGGAGAGTTTTTTCTTTTCTATACAGATGATAAATTAAATCCAATCTTTGATATCCATGATGAGGCTGGTTACTTTGATCTCTCCCCAATTGATAGAGGGGAAAGAGCACGTCGTGAAATGATACTGGCATTACGTGATTTAGGATTTGAAATTGAAGCATCACATCATGAAGCTTCTCCAGGACAACATGAAATTGATTTTAAATATGATGAAGCTTTAAGAACAGCAGATAACTTCTGTACTTTTAAATATGTTGTAAAAAACATTGCTCAAAAGCACGAACTTTATGCAACTTTTATGCCCAAGCCTTTTCGGGACACACAAGGATCGGCAATGCATTGCCATCAGTCATTATTTAAAGGTGAGGAAAACATCTTTTATGACCCAAATGATCCTTTAGAGTTAAGTGAAACTGCTAAATATTATATTGGAGGAATACTAAAGCATGCACCAGCTATAACAGCTTTAGCTAATCCAACTGTTAATTCCTATAAAAGACTTGTTCCTGGTTTTGAAGCTCCTGTAAATATAGGTTGGTCAACAGCTAACCGCAGTACATTAATTCGTATTCCTGCTGGAAGAGGATTGGGAACTCGTATGGAATTAAGAAGTCCAGATGCTACTAGTAATCCTTATCTACTTTTCACAGTAATGATTAAAGCTGGTATTCAAGGTATAAAAGATAAATCTAATCCTGCAGAACCCATAGATAAAAATGCATATGATATGAGTATTAAAGACCAAATTAAAGCAGGAGTAAAATTTTTACCTAGAACTATGCTTGAAGCAATAGAAGCTTTAGAAAAAGATGAACTTATTTTAGAGGCTCTTGGCTCTCATGTTAGTTCAAAGTTTATTGAAGCTAAAAAAACAGAATGGAAAGAATTTAGTGATGAAGTCCATACTTGGGAAATTACTAAATATCTAAAGAAATATTAA
- a CDS encoding PHP domain-containing protein yields the protein MFEYQGNIHIHSKYSDGEGTIKEIAKAANNASLDFIVITDHFNLDGLKNNQEGYVNHVLVLVGMECNDTANHYLALNIDKVIPNNVDKPQKVIDEVNAQKGIGIIAHPIEKGSHLYENNKTYEWKDWNVNNFQGIEVWNYLSQWRDGINNIFKAIYLYFYPHAALKGPYKEIMKIYDEFQKKGSEVCLYGGSDAHGTTVKIGPVKLTISDYEFSFKCINTHILTTKKLRRNLAEDKLLIYEALKNGSSWISYDYFKNSSGFRFKLNALEKTWYMGEKAKYEKNMYITVKTPYKAKVNILKDGEIVHVSKGKKHIYNNITPGTYRVECYHKHLLGYRPWIYSNSIRVY from the coding sequence ATGTTTGAATATCAAGGAAATATCCATATACATTCTAAGTATAGTGATGGAGAAGGCACAATAAAAGAAATAGCTAAAGCTGCAAATAATGCTAGCCTAGATTTTATAGTTATAACAGATCATTTCAACTTAGATGGACTAAAAAACAATCAAGAAGGATATGTGAATCATGTTTTAGTATTAGTAGGTATGGAATGCAATGATACAGCTAATCATTACCTAGCACTTAATATAGATAAAGTAATCCCAAACAATGTAGATAAACCTCAAAAAGTAATTGATGAAGTTAATGCACAAAAAGGTATTGGAATAATAGCACACCCAATTGAGAAAGGTTCCCATTTATATGAAAATAACAAAACATATGAATGGAAAGACTGGAATGTAAACAATTTTCAAGGTATTGAGGTGTGGAATTATTTATCCCAATGGCGTGATGGCATAAACAATATATTTAAAGCAATATACTTATATTTTTACCCTCATGCAGCCTTAAAGGGACCTTATAAAGAAATAATGAAAATATATGATGAGTTCCAAAAAAAAGGGAGCGAAGTTTGCTTATATGGAGGGTCAGATGCTCATGGAACAACTGTTAAAATAGGACCAGTAAAACTAACCATTTCAGATTACGAATTTAGTTTTAAATGTATTAATACACATATACTGACTACCAAAAAACTAAGGCGTAATTTAGCTGAAGATAAATTATTAATATATGAAGCACTTAAAAATGGTTCGTCATGGATTAGCTATGATTACTTTAAAAATAGTAGTGGATTTCGTTTTAAATTAAATGCGTTAGAAAAAACATGGTATATGGGGGAAAAAGCAAAATATGAAAAAAACATGTATATAACAGTTAAAACCCCTTATAAAGCGAAAGTCAATATCTTGAAAGATGGCGAAATTGTGCATGTCAGCAAAGGCAAAAAGCATATATATAATAATATAACACCGGGGACATACCGAGTAGAATGCTATCACAAGCATTTACTAGGATATCGCCCATGGATTTATAGCAACTCGATTAGAGTATATTAG
- the mraZ gene encoding division/cell wall cluster transcriptional repressor MraZ: MFLGEYQHSLDVKNRITVPSKFREGLGVKFVATKGLDNCIFLYPMDEWKVIEEKLRSLPVTRSDVRSFARFFFSGASELEVDKQGRTVLPPNLREYAGIQKELVIIGVGSRVEIWSADKWEDYNSEAQSSYEDIAESLEDLGI; encoded by the coding sequence ATGTTCTTGGGTGAATATCAGCATTCATTGGATGTGAAAAATAGAATTACTGTTCCATCTAAGTTTAGAGAAGGGTTAGGAGTTAAATTCGTAGCAACAAAGGGACTTGATAACTGTATTTTTTTATATCCAATGGATGAATGGAAGGTGATTGAGGAAAAACTTAGGTCTTTACCTGTTACAAGATCTGATGTTAGATCCTTTGCGCGCTTTTTCTTTTCTGGTGCTTCAGAGCTAGAAGTTGATAAACAGGGAAGAACTGTATTGCCTCCAAATTTAAGGGAATATGCTGGTATTCAAAAAGAACTAGTAATTATAGGTGTAGGATCAAGGGTTGAGATTTGGTCAGCTGATAAATGGGAAGACTATAATAGTGAAGCACAATCTTCTTATGAAGATATTGCTGAGAGCTTAGAAGATTTAGGTATATAG
- the rsmH gene encoding 16S rRNA (cytosine(1402)-N(4))-methyltransferase RsmH, giving the protein MNVLHKPVLLDETISYLVTDPQGIYVDCTLGGGGHLNQMAKMLKPSGKIIAIDKDLDIINKTKKNISFSNVEYIHSDFRYLDRILGNEYLCQINGIMMDLGVSSFQLDEADRGFSYHENARLDMRMNRTQELTAWDIINNFEEQDISKIIFEYGEERYARKIARAIVNKRKEQLINTTLELVDIIRSAVPAKYRHDKHPARRTFQALRIAVNAELDALKDTLPQAINYLKPGGRLCVITFHSLEDRLVKKFFKEESIECICPPDFPICKCEQKPRLKIITRKPIVPDEKECEENSRARSAKLRVASKI; this is encoded by the coding sequence GTGAATGTTTTGCATAAACCAGTATTGCTAGATGAGACCATTTCTTACTTAGTTACTGATCCACAAGGCATTTATGTAGATTGCACATTGGGTGGTGGAGGGCATTTAAATCAAATGGCTAAAATGCTAAAACCTTCTGGAAAAATTATAGCAATAGATAAAGATTTAGATATTATAAATAAAACAAAAAAGAATATAAGCTTTTCTAATGTAGAATACATACACTCAGATTTTAGGTATCTAGACCGAATCTTAGGAAATGAATATTTATGCCAAATTAATGGAATTATGATGGACCTAGGTGTTTCTTCCTTTCAACTTGATGAAGCAGATAGAGGATTTAGCTATCATGAAAACGCTAGACTAGATATGCGAATGAATAGAACCCAAGAATTAACAGCTTGGGATATAATTAACAACTTTGAAGAACAAGATATAAGTAAAATTATATTTGAGTATGGTGAAGAAAGATATGCTCGTAAAATCGCAAGGGCAATTGTTAATAAAAGAAAGGAACAACTAATAAATACAACACTTGAATTAGTAGATATTATAAGATCAGCAGTTCCCGCAAAATATAGGCATGATAAGCATCCGGCACGAAGGACATTTCAAGCTCTAAGAATTGCAGTTAATGCTGAATTAGATGCTTTGAAAGATACTCTTCCTCAAGCAATTAACTATCTTAAGCCGGGTGGAAGATTGTGTGTAATTACTTTTCATTCGTTAGAAGATAGATTAGTAAAAAAATTCTTTAAGGAAGAGTCAATAGAATGTATATGTCCACCCGATTTTCCTATATGTAAATGTGAACAAAAACCAAGGTTAAAAATTATTACAAGAAAACCGATAGTACCTGATGAAAAAGAATGTGAAGAAAATTCTCGGGCTAGAAGTGCTAAACTTCGAGTGGCCAGCAAAATTTAG
- a CDS encoding stage V sporulation protein D, with the protein MQTTNLLVRKRIAALFFLFSIGFVILTGRIFWVQFVRGAELSEMAIQNRMRDVPVESKRGIIYDRSGNELALSISADSVYAIPAEVRYSEQQKDIARQVAAVLSLEEEKVYERITKHSSFEWVKRKIDVEQAQELRELNLPGIGLTEESRRFYPKGTLASHVLGISGADNTGLEGVDFVYNDLVGGTKGRIVIEHDAANRPIPEATHRYIPPINGANLVLTLDETIQYITERELDKVFREKNAKAATAIVMDVQSGEILSMASRPTFDPNNYSDYPDSNRRNYAINDSYEPGSTMKITTSAMVLEESVVGSDSKFVCKGSVKVGSETISCANHKAHGTQTFAEVVENSCNVGFVNIGLDLGLEKYFKYLNAFGFGKTTDIDLPGEATGILVPQSRAKQIDLATMSMGQANAVTPLQLIRAMAAIANGGQLIEPKILKKAIDADGNILREHEPNVVRNIISEETSKELSLILEGVVANGTGRNAYIDGYRVAGKTGTAQKIAPGGGYLANEYVASFIGFAPANDPKLACIVVVDAPQGYPYYGGWVAAPVFREIMHDSLRYLEVPIQAKESEIDNEKEQKVIVPDVVNLPLAEASNIIQSRGLEVKVKGTGNIVWQQTPNPNTQITSQSQVIIHLSPFEKDNESGEVTVPDLQGKSMKEVAKILSDLGLHLVPEGYGLTYDQSPNPGKVITRGSTIKVKFQPVDE; encoded by the coding sequence ATGCAGACCACCAATCTGCTTGTGAGAAAGCGTATTGCAGCGCTTTTTTTCTTGTTTTCAATAGGCTTTGTTATCTTAACCGGAAGGATTTTTTGGGTACAGTTTGTACGTGGTGCAGAATTATCTGAAATGGCTATACAAAACAGAATGCGTGATGTACCTGTAGAATCGAAAAGAGGAATAATATATGATAGAAGTGGTAATGAACTAGCTTTATCAATAAGTGCAGATTCGGTTTATGCTATTCCTGCAGAGGTTAGGTATTCAGAACAGCAAAAAGATATAGCTAGGCAAGTAGCTGCAGTTTTAAGTTTAGAAGAAGAAAAGGTTTATGAACGCATTACTAAACATAGCTCATTTGAGTGGGTGAAGCGAAAAATAGATGTGGAACAGGCTCAAGAATTGAGAGAGCTAAACCTTCCTGGAATTGGTTTAACTGAGGAAAGTAGGAGATTTTATCCCAAAGGTACACTTGCTAGTCATGTCTTAGGGATATCAGGTGCTGATAATACTGGTTTGGAAGGGGTAGATTTTGTTTATAATGATTTGGTAGGTGGGACTAAAGGTAGAATAGTAATAGAGCACGATGCAGCAAATAGGCCCATTCCTGAGGCTACGCATAGATATATTCCGCCTATTAATGGTGCAAACTTAGTTTTAACATTAGATGAAACAATACAATATATTACAGAGCGAGAACTTGATAAAGTATTTAGAGAGAAAAATGCTAAGGCTGCTACAGCTATAGTAATGGATGTTCAATCAGGAGAAATTCTTTCTATGGCTTCACGTCCTACGTTTGATCCTAATAATTATAGTGACTATCCAGATAGCAATAGAAGGAATTATGCTATTAATGATTCATATGAACCGGGATCTACTATGAAAATTACCACATCAGCAATGGTATTAGAAGAAAGTGTTGTAGGTTCTGATTCTAAATTTGTATGTAAAGGCAGTGTTAAAGTAGGAAGTGAAACAATTAGCTGTGCCAATCATAAAGCTCATGGTACGCAAACATTTGCAGAAGTTGTAGAAAATTCATGTAATGTTGGATTTGTAAATATAGGATTAGATTTAGGCTTAGAAAAATATTTTAAATATCTTAATGCTTTTGGTTTTGGAAAAACAACCGATATTGATCTTCCGGGAGAAGCAACAGGAATATTAGTGCCACAAAGCAGAGCTAAACAAATTGATTTAGCTACTATGTCCATGGGGCAAGCAAATGCAGTTACACCGTTACAATTAATCAGGGCTATGGCAGCAATAGCTAATGGAGGTCAATTAATTGAACCAAAAATTTTAAAAAAAGCAATTGATGCTGATGGTAATATATTAAGGGAACATGAACCTAATGTAGTAAGGAATATTATATCGGAAGAAACTTCTAAAGAGCTATCATTGATATTAGAAGGAGTAGTGGCTAATGGAACAGGAAGAAATGCTTATATAGATGGATATAGAGTAGCTGGAAAAACTGGTACAGCACAAAAGATAGCACCCGGTGGTGGATATCTTGCTAATGAGTATGTTGCTTCTTTTATAGGTTTTGCTCCAGCAAATGATCCTAAATTAGCTTGTATAGTAGTTGTAGATGCTCCGCAGGGATATCCATACTATGGAGGATGGGTAGCAGCCCCTGTTTTCAGAGAAATTATGCATGATTCACTCAGATACTTAGAGGTGCCAATTCAAGCTAAAGAAAGTGAAATAGATAATGAAAAAGAACAAAAAGTGATTGTACCAGATGTGGTGAATTTACCACTAGCAGAGGCTTCAAATATAATTCAATCACGTGGCTTAGAAGTAAAAGTAAAGGGTACTGGCAATATTGTATGGCAACAAACTCCTAATCCTAATACACAAATAACTAGTCAATCGCAAGTAATAATACATTTATCTCCATTTGAGAAGGATAATGAAAGTGGAGAAGTCACAGTTCCTGATTTACAAGGGAAATCAATGAAAGAGGTTGCAAAAATACTTTCTGATTTGGGGTTACACCTTGTTCCTGAGGGCTATGGTCTTACATATGATCAGTCTCCAAACCCCGGGAAAGTAATAACTAGGGGATCGACTATAAAAGTAAAATTTCAACCCGTTGATGAATGA
- a CDS encoding UDP-N-acetylmuramoyl-L-alanyl-D-glutamate--2,6-diaminopimelate ligase: MILNRLLNGVDLKSYKGNLTEEIAGIAYDSRKVKPGYLFICIPGFKTDGHLYIDQAIKNGASAILAEKEINAPQDCAFIITNNTRKSMPIIVSNYYHKPSEQLKVIGVTGTNGKTTTAHLVKNILEESNKNVGIIGTLNAQIGDIEYKLNHTTPESLELEQFISLTRDENGEYVVMEVSSHALDLARVDQIDFNVAIYTNLSQDHLDYHDNMDEYKEAKLKLFRKMNKEGKYSIINIDDTYSQDFINIASNCVTYGVNEKADVKATDLNIGLEGSSFTVNYRNESFKINIKLIGLFSVYNALAAIAFALNEGIDINTIKKSLEKVEGVAGRFEKVDCGQDFSVVIDYAHSPDGLKNILKTAKEIVDNRIITVFGCGGDRDRTKRPLMGKIAAIYSDFCIVTSDNPRSEEPKAIIEDILPGLNEVANSRYAVIVDRKEAIRHAINLGKKGDIIIIAGKGHETYQEIKDKVIDFDDKKIAENFLKG; this comes from the coding sequence ATGATATTAAATAGATTATTAAATGGTGTTGACTTAAAAAGCTATAAAGGTAATTTAACAGAAGAAATTGCAGGTATTGCTTATGATTCTAGGAAAGTAAAACCAGGTTACTTATTTATATGTATACCTGGTTTTAAAACTGATGGGCATCTTTATATTGACCAAGCCATAAAAAATGGTGCTTCTGCAATTTTAGCAGAAAAAGAAATTAATGCTCCACAAGACTGTGCGTTTATTATCACAAATAATACTCGCAAATCAATGCCTATAATAGTTTCAAACTATTATCACAAACCTTCGGAACAACTGAAGGTTATAGGGGTTACAGGTACTAATGGAAAAACTACAACCGCACATCTAGTAAAGAATATATTAGAAGAAAGCAATAAAAATGTTGGTATCATTGGTACTCTTAATGCTCAAATAGGTGACATAGAATATAAGTTAAATCATACTACTCCCGAATCATTAGAGTTAGAACAATTTATTAGTTTAACCCGTGATGAAAATGGTGAGTATGTGGTTATGGAGGTTTCTTCCCATGCACTTGATTTAGCAAGAGTAGATCAAATTGATTTTAATGTTGCTATTTATACTAATTTAAGCCAAGATCATTTAGACTATCATGATAATATGGATGAATATAAAGAAGCTAAATTAAAGTTATTTAGGAAAATGAATAAAGAGGGCAAGTATAGCATTATTAATATAGATGATACTTATTCACAGGATTTTATAAACATAGCTAGTAATTGTGTAACTTATGGGGTTAATGAAAAGGCGGACGTAAAAGCAACTGATTTAAATATAGGTCTTGAAGGAAGTAGTTTTACGGTAAATTATCGCAATGAAAGTTTTAAAATAAATATCAAATTAATAGGACTTTTTAGTGTATATAATGCTTTAGCTGCAATTGCGTTTGCGTTAAATGAAGGAATAGATATTAATACAATTAAAAAATCTTTAGAAAAAGTTGAAGGTGTTGCGGGAAGATTTGAAAAAGTTGATTGTGGACAAGATTTTTCAGTAGTTATTGATTATGCACATAGTCCTGATGGTTTAAAAAACATTTTAAAAACTGCAAAAGAAATTGTTGACAATAGAATAATAACAGTGTTTGGGTGTGGAGGAGACAGAGATAGAACTAAGAGGCCATTAATGGGGAAAATTGCTGCTATATATAGTGATTTTTGTATTGTTACATCAGATAATCCAAGGAGTGAAGAACCAAAGGCAATTATTGAAGATATTTTACCAGGTTTAAATGAAGTTGCTAATTCACGCTATGCAGTTATTGTTGATCGAAAAGAAGCTATTAGACATGCTATCAACTTAGGAAAAAAAGGAGATATAATTATTATTGCGGGAAAAGGACACGAAACATATCAAGAAATTAAGGATAAAGTAATTGATTTTGATGATAAAAAAATTGCTGAGAATTTTTTGAAAGGATAA
- a CDS encoding UDP-N-acetylmuramoyl-tripeptide--D-alanyl-D-alanine ligase, whose translation MKFGLQLINDSINPKLIRGNANLEYSGVSTDSRNIVSQTLFFALAGDKFDGHDFVNIALENGANGAVISKKIDISTKFIDDKTIILVEDTLQALQDLATGYRKTFSNTNFIAITGSVGKTTTKELLADFFNTEYSTLKTKGNFNNEIGLPLSILDLESHHKVAVFELAMRAKGEIKNLSDILNPNYAIITNVEPVHLEPMGSFKNIASAKCELLENIGLDGYALINGDIDILVKTAQEYKCTKYTFGYKENNDIQIVNVETNENGLYIRLRIIDFITNLFFPIPTEKLAYNIAASTGLAYLLGVDINNIKEVLSKYKTTHGRLHTTQQNGVTIMDDTYNANPLSMIAAIETLKNIGGKNRRIAVLGDMYELGHMEKTGHIKVGEAVVSNSIDELVAIGKNAKYIAEGAASNKMNNENINCFSNKEEAFNWLKTNIKVGDYILFKASRGMGLETIIKDLKDFLTNK comes from the coding sequence ATGAAATTCGGATTACAATTAATTAATGATTCTATAAACCCTAAGTTAATAAGAGGAAATGCTAATTTAGAATATTCTGGGGTATCTACTGATTCACGAAATATTGTATCTCAAACTTTATTTTTTGCATTAGCTGGAGATAAATTTGATGGACATGACTTTGTTAATATAGCATTAGAAAATGGAGCTAATGGTGCTGTAATAAGTAAAAAAATAGATATTTCGACCAAATTTATAGATGATAAAACAATAATTTTAGTAGAGGATACGTTACAAGCATTACAAGATTTAGCAACAGGATATAGAAAAACATTTAGCAATACAAATTTTATTGCTATTACCGGTAGTGTTGGAAAGACAACTACTAAAGAACTACTGGCTGATTTTTTTAATACTGAGTACAGTACTTTAAAAACCAAAGGAAACTTTAATAATGAGATTGGATTGCCTTTAAGTATTTTAGATTTAGAAAGTCATCATAAAGTTGCTGTTTTTGAGTTAGCAATGAGAGCAAAAGGAGAAATAAAAAATCTTTCAGACATATTAAACCCAAATTATGCTATTATTACAAATGTTGAACCAGTTCACTTAGAACCTATGGGTAGTTTTAAAAACATTGCTAGTGCAAAATGCGAATTATTAGAAAATATAGGGTTAGACGGTTATGCTTTAATTAATGGTGATATAGATATATTAGTAAAAACTGCACAAGAATATAAATGTACAAAATATACATTTGGTTATAAGGAAAATAACGATATACAAATTGTAAATGTTGAGACTAATGAAAATGGTTTATATATTAGGTTAAGAATAATAGATTTTATTACTAATTTATTTTTTCCAATACCAACTGAAAAACTAGCATATAATATAGCGGCTTCAACAGGATTAGCTTATCTTTTAGGGGTAGATATTAATAATATAAAAGAAGTTTTATCAAAGTATAAAACTACACATGGAAGGCTACATACAACACAACAAAATGGTGTAACTATAATGGATGATACCTATAATGCAAATCCATTATCCATGATAGCTGCAATAGAAACACTGAAAAATATCGGTGGTAAAAACAGGAGAATTGCTGTATTAGGTGATATGTATGAATTAGGGCACATGGAAAAAACTGGTCACATCAAAGTGGGTGAAGCAGTTGTATCTAATTCAATAGACGAACTTGTAGCTATTGGCAAAAATGCTAAATATATTGCCGAGGGTGCAGCAAGTAATAAAATGAATAATGAAAATATAAATTGTTTTTCAAATAAAGAAGAAGCATTTAATTGGTTAAAAACTAACATTAAAGTAGGCGATTATATATTATTTAAGGCTTCAAGAGGAATGGGATTAGAAACCATAATAAAAGATTTAAAGGATTTTTTAACCAATAAATAA
- the mraY gene encoding phospho-N-acetylmuramoyl-pentapeptide-transferase produces MEVYILNSLLAASIALIISIILGPIMIPFLTRLKVGQNIREEGPESHFEKAGTPTMGGIIILSSVMVASFVVAPTNIQVLLALFIMLAFGAIGFWDDYIKVVLKRSLGLRAREKLILQLLIGLLFAIILIFYIDRGTDIIVPFTGYNIELGYLYIPFVILVLLGTSNAVNLTDGLDGLAAGTTVFVSIAFALVCIMTSNFELLIFAGALFGGCLGFLVYNKHPAKVFMGDTGSMALGGAIAAIAAMTKAELFLVIIGGIYVIEALSVIIQVGFYQLTGKRVFLMSPIHHHFELKGWHEKKVVIVFWIISFVFAAIGILGFRNIG; encoded by the coding sequence ATGGAGGTCTATATATTAAATTCACTATTAGCTGCTAGTATAGCTTTAATCATATCCATTATATTGGGTCCGATAATGATACCATTTTTAACTAGACTTAAAGTTGGGCAAAATATTAGAGAAGAAGGACCGGAGAGTCATTTCGAAAAAGCAGGAACACCTACAATGGGAGGAATAATAATTTTATCCTCTGTTATGGTAGCTAGTTTTGTTGTTGCACCAACTAATATTCAAGTATTACTAGCATTATTTATTATGTTAGCTTTTGGAGCTATAGGTTTTTGGGATGACTATATTAAAGTTGTACTAAAGAGATCTTTAGGCTTAAGAGCGCGGGAGAAACTTATTCTTCAATTATTGATAGGATTATTATTTGCAATAATACTTATTTTTTATATAGATAGAGGTACTGATATTATTGTACCATTTACAGGTTATAATATTGAATTAGGTTATCTTTATATTCCTTTTGTAATACTTGTTCTCTTGGGTACTTCTAATGCAGTGAACTTAACTGATGGGCTTGATGGATTGGCAGCTGGGACTACAGTATTTGTTAGCATTGCATTTGCACTAGTATGTATAATGACATCTAATTTTGAACTCCTAATATTTGCCGGGGCATTATTTGGTGGATGCCTAGGCTTTTTGGTGTATAATAAACATCCAGCCAAAGTTTTTATGGGAGATACTGGATCAATGGCATTAGGAGGAGCAATAGCAGCAATTGCTGCTATGACTAAAGCGGAACTTTTTCTTGTAATTATTGGTGGAATATATGTTATTGAAGCTTTAAGTGTAATAATACAAGTTGGGTTTTATCAATTAACAGGTAAAAGAGTTTTTTTAATGAGTCCAATTCATCATCATTTTGAATTAAAGGGTTGGCATGAAAAAAAAGTTGTTATTGTTTTCTGGATTATTTCATTTGTCTTTGCTGCAATTGGTATTCTAGGATTTAGAAATATTGGCTAG